In the genome of Halococcus agarilyticus, one region contains:
- the purB gene encoding adenylosuccinate lyase, producing the protein MTDRGPLSAVSPLDGRYARYTDPLTPYVSEGALLRARVRVEVEYLVALADLDATPLDIAPDERATLRATYEEFDDADARRIKRIEVDGTDERPATNHDVKAVEYFVRDALPENLDADQWIHFGLTSEDVNNLAHRLLIGPAVEDVLLPALRNVRDALADLAREHRDLAMLARTHGQPATPTTFGKEMAVYARRLDRAIDRIETATAGLAGKLAGASGTYAAHHAAYPDVAWRAFAREFVDSLGLEFVEPVTQVNPCDDLAALFDALRGANAVLLDLDRDAWRYVSQRYLGQRADADETGSSTMPHKVNPIDFENSEGNLSKANSDLEFLGEYVTTSRLQRDLSDSTVKRNVGAALAHCLIGYRKTEAGLAKVVPNEAVMREDLDANPEVIGEAVQTILRREGHTDAYERVKELTRGRRTSLEDFYELFDDLDVSEATRAELRDLTPVGYTGVASELADDTV; encoded by the coding sequence ATGACCGATCGTGGCCCGCTCTCGGCCGTGTCGCCGCTCGACGGCCGGTACGCACGCTACACCGACCCCCTCACGCCCTACGTCAGCGAGGGCGCACTGTTGCGCGCTCGCGTCCGCGTCGAAGTCGAATACCTCGTCGCGCTCGCCGATCTCGATGCCACACCGCTCGACATCGCACCCGACGAGCGCGCGACGCTCCGGGCGACGTACGAGGAGTTCGACGATGCGGACGCGCGGCGGATCAAGCGGATCGAGGTCGATGGAACCGACGAGCGGCCGGCGACCAACCACGACGTGAAGGCCGTCGAGTACTTCGTCCGCGACGCCCTTCCAGAGAACCTCGACGCCGACCAGTGGATCCACTTCGGGCTCACGAGCGAGGACGTCAACAACCTCGCCCACCGCCTCCTGATCGGCCCCGCCGTCGAGGACGTGCTGCTTCCCGCCCTCCGGAACGTTCGGGACGCGCTCGCCGATCTCGCCCGCGAGCATCGTGACCTGGCGATGCTCGCGCGGACCCACGGCCAGCCCGCCACCCCGACGACGTTCGGCAAGGAGATGGCGGTCTACGCCCGGCGACTCGATCGTGCGATCGACCGGATCGAGACCGCGACCGCTGGCCTCGCGGGCAAGCTCGCGGGCGCGAGCGGGACCTACGCCGCCCACCACGCCGCCTATCCCGACGTCGCCTGGCGGGCGTTCGCGCGCGAGTTCGTCGACTCCCTGGGTCTCGAATTCGTCGAACCCGTCACCCAGGTCAACCCGTGCGACGATCTGGCCGCCCTCTTCGACGCGCTGCGGGGAGCGAACGCCGTGCTCCTCGACCTCGATCGCGACGCGTGGCGCTACGTCTCCCAGCGGTACCTCGGCCAGCGCGCCGATGCGGACGAGACCGGCTCGTCGACGATGCCCCACAAGGTGAACCCGATCGACTTCGAGAACAGCGAGGGGAACCTCTCGAAGGCGAACTCGGATCTCGAATTCCTGGGGGAGTACGTCACCACCTCCAGGCTCCAGCGCGACCTCTCGGATTCGACGGTGAAGCGCAACGTCGGCGCGGCGCTCGCCCACTGTCTCATCGGCTACCGGAAAACTGAGGCTGGTCTCGCGAAGGTCGTTCCGAACGAGGCAGTCATGCGCGAGGACCTCGACGCCAACCCCGAAGTGATCGGCGAAGCCGTTCAGACGATCCTCCGCCGTGAGGGTCACACAGACGCCTACGAGCGGGTGAAGGAGCTCACGAGAGGCCGACGCACGAGCCTCGAGGACTTCTACGAACTGTTCGACGACCTCGACGTGAGCGAGGCGACCCGCGCGGAGCTCCGTGATCTCACGCCCGTCGGCTACACCGGCGTGGCGAGCGAGCTGGCCGACGACACGGTGTGA
- a CDS encoding bifunctional 4-hydroxy-2-oxoglutarate aldolase/2-dehydro-3-deoxy-phosphogluconate aldolase: protein MERKQAVRERIVDSGVTAVLRGIDATDIVPVAEAVHAGGVTAIEVTADATRCTEMIADVDRALADTDAVVGAGTVMDAPTARNVIEAGAAFVLAPNLNEDVIEVCNRAGAVCIPGVMTPTEADRAMAAGADILKLFPASTVGPDHIGALQGPLGDVPVMPTGGVSTENVAEYFAGGAVAVGAGSALVDYDAIEREDWDAVRESAAEFVAAVEDARS, encoded by the coding sequence ATGGAACGCAAGCAGGCAGTTCGCGAGCGGATCGTCGACAGCGGCGTGACGGCCGTGCTACGAGGAATCGACGCGACGGACATCGTTCCCGTGGCCGAGGCCGTCCACGCGGGCGGCGTCACCGCGATCGAGGTGACCGCCGACGCCACGCGGTGTACCGAGATGATCGCCGACGTGGATCGTGCGCTCGCGGACACCGACGCCGTGGTGGGAGCCGGCACCGTGATGGACGCACCGACCGCGCGCAACGTGATCGAGGCCGGTGCGGCGTTCGTACTCGCCCCGAACCTCAACGAGGACGTTATCGAGGTCTGCAATCGCGCGGGCGCGGTCTGCATTCCCGGCGTGATGACACCGACCGAGGCCGATCGTGCGATGGCCGCCGGTGCGGACATCCTGAAACTGTTCCCCGCCTCGACGGTCGGACCGGATCACATCGGCGCGCTCCAGGGCCCGCTCGGCGACGTGCCCGTGATGCCCACGGGCGGAGTCTCGACAGAGAACGTCGCCGAGTACTTCGCGGGCGGCGCGGTCGCGGTCGGGGCTGGCTCGGCGCTGGTCGACTACGACGCGATCGAGCGCGAGGACTGGGACGCGGTTCGCGAGTCCGCCGCCGAGTTCGTCGCCGCCGTCGAGGATGCGCGGTCGTAG
- a CDS encoding universal stress protein, with amino-acid sequence MSERSSTMHVLVPIDGSPRSERALDHALGMADATITVLTVIDPLDVDPLAPGFQSPAGVPGMPGYSEEWYEGAKESAEELHAEARERAAEHDRSLTTEIVFGRPARRIVAYADDNDVDHVVIGNHSREEFPHVLLGNTAESVVRRSPVNVTVVR; translated from the coding sequence ATGAGCGAACGATCGTCCACCATGCACGTCCTCGTCCCGATCGACGGATCGCCACGATCGGAACGCGCGCTCGATCACGCCCTCGGGATGGCCGACGCCACGATCACCGTGCTCACCGTGATCGACCCGCTCGACGTCGATCCGCTCGCGCCGGGCTTCCAATCGCCGGCGGGGGTGCCCGGGATGCCAGGCTACTCCGAGGAGTGGTACGAGGGGGCCAAGGAGAGCGCCGAGGAGCTCCACGCCGAGGCGCGCGAGCGCGCCGCCGAGCACGACCGCTCCCTGACTACCGAGATCGTCTTCGGCCGGCCCGCACGCCGCATCGTCGCGTACGCCGACGACAACGACGTCGATCACGTCGTCATCGGCAACCACAGCCGCGAGGAGTTCCCCCACGTCCTGCTCGGCAACACCGCCGAGTCGGTGGTGCGTCGGTCGCCGGTGAACGTGACCGTCGTTCGGTGA
- a CDS encoding inorganic phosphate transporter, producing the protein MVSALLVAGVLVAVFVGYNIGGSSTGVAFGPAVGSRIAGKTLAAVLFTAFALLGGWTVGQEVITTMGSEIVAEEFTLAASVVLLFFTGGSLLISNLFGVPASTSMTAVGAIAGLGVANGTLNQGIMFGIVSAWIVAPLVAFWIGVLLGRYIYPYLDARVSFGRIEDGLFDVDRSGAIPRPRLREGATGRDVAGAVLVLIVACYNAFSAGASNTANAVAPLVGSGEIGAGVGTLIAVGAMGLGAFTIARRTLDTVGDGITDLPILAAILVSLVGATIITVLSNLGIPASLAVSMTSCIIGLGWGRASRAVTLADAAGAAIEGEGGPDLSAGALTAAGTQADGSGATDTAAEPAHGPTVGELATGEAPAGQSAASAGTSTGPVPKIGEEEPEALTSEDLFDRAATGRIVTLWLLTPTISAIGSYLVFAFVL; encoded by the coding sequence ATGGTCTCCGCACTGCTCGTCGCGGGCGTACTCGTCGCGGTGTTCGTCGGCTACAACATCGGTGGCTCCTCGACGGGAGTCGCCTTCGGCCCCGCGGTCGGCAGTCGGATCGCGGGCAAGACACTCGCGGCGGTGCTCTTTACGGCTTTCGCGCTGCTCGGCGGCTGGACGGTCGGCCAGGAGGTCATCACGACGATGGGCTCCGAGATCGTGGCCGAGGAGTTCACGCTCGCCGCGAGCGTCGTGTTGCTCTTTTTCACCGGCGGCTCCCTGCTCATCTCGAACCTCTTTGGAGTACCGGCCTCGACCTCGATGACCGCCGTCGGCGCGATCGCCGGGCTGGGGGTGGCGAACGGCACGCTCAACCAGGGCATCATGTTCGGGATCGTCTCGGCGTGGATCGTCGCGCCGCTCGTCGCGTTCTGGATCGGCGTGCTTCTGGGTCGGTACATCTACCCGTACCTCGACGCCAGGGTTTCGTTCGGCCGGATCGAGGACGGACTGTTCGACGTCGACCGCTCGGGAGCGATCCCGCGACCCCGACTCCGGGAGGGTGCGACCGGCCGGGACGTCGCGGGTGCGGTGCTCGTCCTGATCGTGGCGTGCTACAACGCGTTCTCGGCGGGCGCGTCGAACACCGCGAACGCGGTCGCGCCGCTGGTCGGCAGCGGCGAGATCGGGGCCGGAGTGGGAACGCTCATCGCCGTCGGCGCGATGGGGCTCGGCGCGTTCACCATCGCACGACGCACCCTTGACACCGTGGGCGACGGGATCACCGACCTCCCGATCCTCGCGGCGATCCTCGTCTCCCTGGTGGGGGCGACGATCATCACCGTGCTCTCGAACCTCGGCATCCCGGCGAGCCTCGCGGTCAGCATGACCTCCTGCATCATCGGGCTCGGGTGGGGACGGGCCTCACGGGCGGTGACGCTCGCCGACGCCGCCGGGGCCGCCATCGAGGGGGAGGGTGGTCCCGACCTCTCGGCGGGTGCGCTCACGGCCGCCGGCACGCAGGCGGACGGCTCCGGGGCGACCGATACGGCCGCGGAGCCGGCACACGGGCCCACGGTGGGCGAACTCGCCACCGGTGAAGCGCCCGCCGGGCAGTCGGCGGCCAGCGCGGGCACATCGACCGGGCCGGTCCCGAAGATCGGCGAGGAAGAGCCAGAGGCGCTCACGAGCGAGGACCTGTTCGATCGGGCGGCCACGGGACGGATCGTCACGCTCTGGCTCCTCACACCCACGATCTCCGCGATCGGCTCGTATCTCGTGTTCGCGTTCGTGCTGTAG
- a CDS encoding ferritin-like domain-containing protein: MSVEGDDRVLELLEDARNDEFETVINYQTNAAALAGVEAEEIADSLSADVQEELGHAEEIGERITQLGGQPKGSFELEMGQESLQPPEDPTDVLSVIDGVIEAEEGAVETYRELIAVAEEAGDPVTEDFATELLADEEAHLAEFEGYRLEYEE, encoded by the coding sequence ATGAGTGTCGAAGGCGACGACCGCGTGCTCGAACTGCTCGAAGACGCACGCAACGACGAGTTCGAGACCGTCATCAACTACCAGACCAACGCCGCAGCGCTCGCAGGGGTCGAAGCCGAGGAGATCGCCGACAGCCTCAGCGCCGATGTCCAGGAGGAGCTCGGCCATGCCGAGGAGATCGGCGAGCGCATCACCCAGCTGGGTGGCCAGCCGAAGGGATCGTTCGAGCTCGAAATGGGTCAGGAGAGCCTCCAGCCGCCCGAGGACCCCACGGACGTGCTCTCGGTCATCGACGGCGTGATCGAGGCCGAGGAGGGCGCGGTCGAGACCTACCGCGAACTGATCGCGGTCGCCGAGGAGGCCGGCGATCCCGTGACCGAGGACTTCGCCACCGAACTCCTCGCCGACGAGGAAGCGCACCTCGCGGAGTTCGAGGGCTATCGCCTGGAGTACGAGGAGTAG
- a CDS encoding M20 family metallopeptidase, protein MVDPLDFLERAVRTPSHDDVSPMCDLLRGELREAGVEPTVDDAGNVVATREADSGNADGPHIVLNTHLDTVSPHVPTERDGDLLHGRGACDAKGPLAAMLAAFSSTEPERGRLTLAVTPDEETRSTGAAALVPSLDLDPERGDRVIVGEPTGLDVCNAAKGRFEGRVTITGERAHAAEPHTGHNAITMAAPVIDALAGFDDRTDGLNTHPDLGAPTLTPTIVAGGDATNQVPAECEIVLDRRSVPPETAAGFETALNDFLDERVPTSDTVSFGLTERETPFLEAFETPADVCVVRVLREASGGAVRPFTAATEASYFAREAPTVVFGPGDLADEDGPVAHADREYVRLPEVERAATILSDALAELLRETDV, encoded by the coding sequence ATGGTCGACCCGCTCGACTTCCTCGAACGCGCCGTCCGAACGCCCTCCCACGACGACGTCAGTCCAATGTGCGACCTCCTCCGTGGGGAACTCCGCGAGGCTGGCGTCGAACCGACCGTCGACGATGCGGGCAACGTGGTGGCGACGCGCGAGGCGGACAGCGGGAACGCCGACGGCCCCCACATCGTGTTGAACACCCACCTCGACACCGTCTCGCCGCACGTCCCGACCGAACGCGACGGGGACCTCCTCCACGGGCGCGGGGCCTGCGACGCCAAGGGACCGCTGGCCGCGATGCTCGCCGCGTTTTCGAGCACCGAGCCCGAGCGGGGGCGACTCACGCTCGCCGTGACGCCCGACGAGGAGACGCGCTCGACCGGCGCGGCCGCGCTCGTGCCGTCGCTCGATCTCGATCCCGAACGCGGGGATAGGGTGATCGTCGGCGAACCCACCGGACTCGACGTCTGCAACGCCGCGAAGGGGCGCTTCGAGGGCCGGGTCACGATCACCGGCGAGCGCGCCCACGCCGCCGAACCACACACGGGGCACAATGCGATCACGATGGCCGCGCCGGTGATCGACGCGCTCGCGGGGTTCGACGATCGGACGGACGGACTCAACACCCACCCCGACCTCGGCGCGCCGACACTCACGCCGACGATCGTCGCGGGCGGCGACGCGACGAACCAGGTGCCCGCCGAGTGCGAGATCGTCCTCGATCGTCGAAGCGTCCCGCCCGAGACCGCGGCAGGCTTCGAGACCGCGCTGAACGACTTCCTCGACGAGCGGGTTCCGACCTCTGACACGGTTTCGTTCGGGCTGACCGAACGAGAGACGCCGTTCCTCGAAGCGTTCGAAACGCCCGCCGACGTGTGTGTGGTTCGAGTGCTCCGGGAGGCGTCGGGCGGTGCGGTGCGACCGTTCACCGCCGCGACCGAGGCGTCGTACTTCGCGCGCGAGGCCCCCACAGTCGTGTTCGGTCCGGGTGATCTCGCGGACGAGGACGGACCGGTCGCCCACGCCGATCGGGAGTACGTCCGACTTCCCGAGGTCGAGCGCGCCGCCACGATCCTCAGTGACGCACTCGCCGAGCTTCTCCGAGAGACGGACGTTTAA
- the lysA gene encoding diaminopimelate decarboxylase: protein MTTEAASASSVAAANPPVRRLADWPAAGLRDLAAEHGTPLYVVDLDRVRENADRLRRAFPDAEIGYAVKANAIESVLETIADTGLGAECAAAGEVVRALDAGFDRVRYTAVNPPARDLDRVVDLAADREIAITVGAEDTLDRLAERGWTGELFVRVNPGVGAGHHAKVRTGTDPKFGVPGERAAAVVSEAANRGFDVRGLHAHAGSGILDADDLDAHRALVARMGELTGEVVDRGIDLDTVIVGGGFGVPYRETESPLDLDSLAAATREALGSAEGRGVSGVTLGIEPGRYLVADAGVLVTRVNTVKPTPETTVAGVDCGMTDLLRPALYDAHHAIRSLAPDAAERETVSATVAGPVCESADALARDRELPAPARGDLLAVGNTGAYGYEMANTYNSRPRPAVVALDDGESRVCVRRETIDDLTRLEAER, encoded by the coding sequence ATGACCACCGAGGCTGCCAGTGCTTCGTCGGTGGCGGCCGCGAACCCGCCCGTCAGACGCCTCGCCGACTGGCCGGCGGCCGGTCTGCGCGACCTCGCCGCCGAGCACGGAACACCGCTGTACGTCGTGGATCTCGATCGTGTGCGCGAGAACGCCGACCGGCTCCGGCGGGCGTTCCCCGACGCCGAGATCGGGTACGCAGTGAAGGCGAACGCCATCGAGAGTGTGCTGGAAACGATCGCCGACACGGGGTTGGGGGCCGAGTGCGCCGCCGCCGGCGAGGTCGTCCGTGCGCTCGATGCAGGGTTCGACCGTGTGCGTTACACCGCCGTCAACCCGCCAGCCAGGGATCTCGATCGAGTAGTCGATCTCGCTGCCGACCGTGAGATCGCGATCACGGTCGGTGCGGAGGACACTCTCGATCGGCTCGCCGAGCGCGGCTGGACGGGGGAGCTGTTCGTCCGGGTGAACCCCGGCGTCGGCGCGGGCCACCACGCGAAGGTGCGGACGGGCACCGATCCGAAGTTCGGGGTTCCGGGCGAGCGCGCCGCGGCCGTCGTGAGCGAGGCCGCGAACCGCGGGTTCGACGTTCGTGGCCTCCACGCCCACGCCGGCAGCGGGATCCTCGACGCCGACGACCTCGACGCCCACCGAGCGCTGGTCGCTCGGATGGGTGAACTGACCGGTGAAGTCGTCGATCGCGGCATCGATCTCGACACCGTGATCGTCGGCGGCGGGTTCGGCGTCCCCTACCGCGAGACCGAATCGCCGCTCGATCTCGACTCGCTCGCTGCGGCCACACGCGAGGCACTCGGCAGTGCCGAGGGTCGAGGTGTTTCCGGCGTGACGCTCGGGATCGAACCGGGCCGGTATCTCGTCGCCGATGCCGGCGTACTGGTGACCCGAGTCAACACCGTCAAACCGACGCCCGAGACCACGGTCGCCGGGGTCGATTGCGGGATGACCGACCTCCTCCGACCGGCGCTGTACGACGCCCACCACGCGATCCGGTCGCTCGCGCCGGACGCCGCCGAGCGCGAGACGGTGTCGGCGACGGTCGCGGGGCCAGTCTGTGAGTCCGCGGACGCGCTCGCGCGCGACCGCGAGCTTCCCGCACCGGCGCGCGGCGACCTCCTCGCGGTCGGCAACACCGGTGCGTACGGTTACGAGATGGCGAACACGTACAACTCCCGGCCGCGTCCAGCGGTCGTCGCGCTCGACGACGGCGAGTCGCGGGTCTGTGTGCGCCGCGAGACGATCGACGACCTCACACGCCTGGAGGCCGAGCGATGA
- a CDS encoding 2,3,4,5-tetrahydropyridine-2,6-dicarboxylate N-succinyltransferase, whose translation MNLETEIDELWRRTENGLIASDAGSEERDTLDAFLDALEAGEVRAAEKRDGEWAANEWVKRGVLLNFSLRETQGREYGGVDYHDVLPLRRTDDLGDRGTRNTPDGTVIRRGAHVGSDAILMSPSFVNAGAHVGDGTLVDSCDTVGSCAQVGADVKLGANTLIGGVLEPVEDAPVVIEDGVSLGAGCRVTSGFVVGHDSVVGENTLLTPRIPVYDLVEEEIIYGRLPPERRVFTRFVESSVGDHDLFDGGAYKPAVVATDVEDRTLEATEREEALR comes from the coding sequence ATGAATCTCGAAACCGAGATCGACGAGCTGTGGCGGCGCACCGAGAACGGACTGATCGCGAGCGACGCAGGAAGCGAGGAGCGCGACACGCTCGACGCCTTCCTCGACGCGCTCGAAGCCGGCGAGGTCCGGGCCGCCGAGAAGCGTGATGGTGAGTGGGCGGCCAACGAGTGGGTGAAGCGGGGCGTCCTCCTCAACTTCAGCCTCCGCGAGACCCAGGGTCGGGAGTACGGTGGCGTCGACTACCACGACGTGCTCCCGTTGCGCCGGACCGACGACCTCGGCGATCGCGGGACCCGAAACACGCCCGACGGCACGGTAATCCGACGGGGCGCACACGTCGGCAGCGACGCCATCCTGATGAGTCCGAGCTTCGTCAACGCCGGCGCGCACGTCGGCGACGGCACCCTCGTCGACTCGTGTGACACCGTGGGCTCGTGTGCCCAGGTCGGTGCGGACGTCAAGCTTGGCGCGAACACGCTCATCGGGGGAGTGCTCGAACCAGTGGAGGACGCACCGGTCGTGATCGAGGATGGGGTCTCGCTCGGTGCGGGCTGTCGTGTCACATCGGGCTTTGTGGTCGGCCACGACTCGGTGGTCGGCGAGAACACGCTGCTCACGCCCCGGATTCCGGTCTACGACCTCGTTGAGGAGGAGATCATCTACGGTCGCCTGCCACCCGAGCGCCGGGTGTTCACCAGATTCGTCGAGTCGTCGGTCGGCGATCACGACCTGTTCGACGGCGGGGCGTACAAGCCCGCCGTGGTGGCGACCGATGTCGAGGATCGAACGCTGGAAGCGACCGAACGCGAGGAAGCGCTCCGATGA
- the dapB gene encoding 4-hydroxy-tetrahydrodipicolinate reductase, whose product MTVVGVTGATGAMGRAVLETAKERDDVAVAFAVNRDPADGERVAGHAVHDAAALPDLLAEHQPEVVVGFTGPESSSEYAAACAEAGVGFVTGTTGLDDAEQSALREAAESVPVLWATNFSRGVSALRSALVEAVAALPEYDIELTETHHNRKRDAPSGTATTLLDDIDAVRSDADTGQDEESAGQRTYGREGEQPREDGEIGVHVRRAGGIRGEHEIMLAGNDEVLTLAHRAESRGVFAAGALDAAGWLAGRAPGTYEFADVIEGEP is encoded by the coding sequence GTGACGGTCGTCGGGGTCACGGGCGCGACGGGCGCGATGGGTCGTGCGGTGCTCGAAACGGCCAAAGAGCGCGACGACGTGGCGGTGGCGTTCGCGGTCAACCGCGATCCTGCGGACGGTGAGCGCGTCGCCGGTCACGCGGTCCACGACGCAGCCGCCCTCCCCGATCTCCTCGCCGAGCATCAGCCCGAAGTCGTCGTAGGTTTCACTGGCCCCGAGTCGTCGTCCGAGTACGCGGCGGCCTGTGCCGAAGCCGGCGTCGGGTTCGTGACCGGCACGACGGGACTCGACGACGCGGAGCAGTCGGCGCTCCGCGAGGCCGCCGAGTCGGTGCCTGTCTTGTGGGCGACGAACTTCTCGCGCGGCGTCAGCGCGCTTCGGTCGGCGCTCGTCGAGGCCGTCGCGGCGCTGCCGGAGTATGACATCGAACTGACCGAAACCCACCACAACCGGAAACGTGACGCGCCGAGCGGGACGGCGACGACGCTGCTCGACGACATCGACGCGGTACGAAGCGACGCGGACACCGGACAGGATGAGGAGAGCGCCGGGCAGCGGACCTACGGTCGAGAAGGCGAACAACCGCGCGAAGACGGCGAGATCGGAGTCCACGTCCGGCGAGCCGGCGGGATCCGGGGCGAACACGAAATCATGCTCGCGGGCAACGACGAGGTGCTCACGCTCGCCCACCGCGCCGAGTCCCGAGGGGTGTTCGCGGCTGGCGCGCTCGACGCCGCGGGGTGGCTTGCAGGGCGCGCGCCTGGCACGTACGAGTTCGCCGACGTCATCGAGGGTGAACCATGA
- the dapA gene encoding 4-hydroxy-tetrahydrodipicolinate synthase: MTPPLDLDGVFPAMVTPFASDDSIDFDRLRDEARRLERAGVDGLVPVGTTGESATLTHDEHVAVVEAVAETVSIPVIAGAGSNATREAIELAERSRAAGADALLLISPYYNRPEPAGMEAHFRAVADAVDLPQIVYNVPGRTGRFIEIDTAAALADHENVAGYKAASGDVGRASELIERTRDEDFTVLSGEDALTLPLLAAGARGTISVAANVEPERVVEMVHAGLDGKFDRAHERHHELGPLFRALFWETNPIPLKEALAIRGHVAGNLRAPLSRLGTDHRDALERILADLDDASTERNERPVAPEAER; encoded by the coding sequence ATGACACCACCACTCGACCTCGACGGCGTGTTCCCCGCGATGGTCACGCCATTTGCATCCGACGACAGCATCGATTTCGACCGACTCAGGGACGAAGCCCGCCGCCTCGAACGCGCGGGCGTCGACGGCCTCGTGCCCGTCGGCACGACGGGCGAGAGCGCCACCCTGACTCACGACGAACACGTCGCGGTCGTGGAGGCGGTCGCCGAGACGGTCTCGATCCCCGTGATCGCCGGCGCTGGCTCGAACGCGACCCGGGAGGCGATCGAGCTCGCCGAGCGCTCGCGGGCAGCGGGCGCGGACGCGCTCCTCCTGATCTCGCCGTACTACAACCGGCCCGAGCCCGCAGGGATGGAAGCACACTTCCGGGCGGTCGCCGACGCGGTCGATCTGCCGCAGATCGTCTACAACGTCCCCGGCCGCACGGGACGCTTCATCGAGATCGACACCGCAGCGGCACTCGCCGACCACGAGAACGTCGCGGGCTACAAGGCTGCGAGCGGCGACGTCGGCCGGGCGAGTGAACTAATCGAGCGCACCCGTGACGAAGATTTCACCGTGCTCTCAGGCGAGGACGCACTCACGCTACCGCTACTCGCCGCGGGCGCTCGTGGGACGATCAGCGTCGCTGCGAACGTCGAGCCCGAGCGAGTGGTCGAGATGGTCCACGCGGGGCTCGACGGGAAGTTCGACCGGGCGCACGAGCGCCACCACGAACTCGGGCCGCTGTTCAGAGCGCTGTTCTGGGAGACCAACCCGATCCCGCTGAAGGAAGCGCTGGCGATCCGCGGCCACGTCGCGGGCAACCTGCGCGCGCCGCTCTCGCGGCTCGGAACTGACCACCGCGACGCGCTCGAAAGAATCCTCGCGGATCTCGACGACGCGAGCACCGAACGCAACGAACGACCCGTAGCGCCGGAGGCCGAACGGTGA
- a CDS encoding LabA-like NYN domain-containing protein — MSNVHPAQRVAVLVDAQNLYHTAQSVYSRNIDYAELLDAGVAGRELTRAIAYVIRADSPEEESFFEALVDIGFETKIKDIKTHADGSKTADWDVGMILDAVTLAPHLDTVVICTGDGDFSRLCSHLRHKGVRVEAMAFEESTSEELLDAVDGFTDLSERPEAFLL, encoded by the coding sequence ATGTCGAACGTCCATCCGGCCCAGCGCGTCGCAGTGCTGGTCGACGCGCAGAACCTCTATCACACCGCCCAGAGCGTCTACTCGCGCAACATCGACTACGCCGAACTCCTCGATGCGGGCGTCGCCGGGCGCGAACTCACCCGGGCGATCGCGTACGTCATCCGGGCGGACTCGCCCGAGGAGGAGAGCTTCTTCGAGGCGCTCGTCGACATCGGCTTCGAGACCAAGATCAAGGACATCAAGACCCACGCCGACGGCTCCAAGACGGCGGACTGGGACGTCGGGATGATCCTCGACGCGGTGACGCTCGCGCCGCATCTCGACACCGTCGTGATCTGTACCGGCGACGGCGACTTCTCGCGGCTCTGTTCGCATCTCCGGCACAAGGGCGTCCGGGTCGAGGCGATGGCGTTCGAGGAGTCCACGTCGGAGGAGCTTCTCGACGCCGTCGACGGCTTTACCGACCTCTCGGAGCGACCGGAGGCGTTCCTGCTGTAG
- a CDS encoding PUA domain-containing protein, with translation MADDELARLRTIADYQFGHSAGDALFAGDPEIRHTATGRPEQVFAGGERLVTYGVDGRFTLGLAGGERLRGAFAAPQARVVVGEESAPFVREGKNAFAKFVRTTDPAVRPGDEVCIVGPDDDLFGVGRATLSADAMADFETGMAVKTREGAD, from the coding sequence ATGGCCGACGACGAACTCGCGCGACTGCGCACGATCGCGGACTACCAGTTCGGCCACAGCGCCGGCGACGCGCTGTTTGCCGGCGACCCGGAGATCCGACACACCGCGACCGGCCGGCCGGAGCAGGTGTTCGCTGGCGGCGAGCGCCTCGTGACCTACGGCGTCGACGGCCGGTTCACGCTCGGCCTCGCTGGCGGCGAGCGACTCCGCGGAGCGTTCGCCGCTCCCCAGGCCCGCGTCGTCGTCGGCGAGGAGAGCGCGCCGTTCGTCCGCGAGGGAAAGAACGCGTTCGCGAAGTTCGTTCGAACCACCGATCCCGCCGTCCGGCCAGGCGACGAGGTCTGCATCGTCGGCCCCGACGACGACCTGTTCGGCGTGGGGCGGGCGACGCTCTCCGCCGACGCGATGGCCGACTTCGAGACCGGGATGGCGGTCAAGACCCGCGAGGGTGCCGACTGA